One Leishmania panamensis strain MHOM/PA/94/PSC-1 chromosome 24 sequence genomic region harbors:
- a CDS encoding hypothetical protein (TriTrypDB/GeneDB-style sysID: LpmP.24.0520), whose product MKMRGGNVVCVVASSTPSAAALSAKTAAVMMPNYRCKHKQYHSVLCSLQFVLALLHHTPNGAAHTRTQQHERDHAEEVVSSSFCSTVVSAADAESDAWSAFQVVADGALASFDAQGPLSASQLLSLQKGLTDAEIRDLCVQGMRCFITQQHQQLASTLTPVQQPLFSVENIFSAPMPLLQVLWPTERIRQRYTRALKVSHHNRISHSDLLTMPGYLQEAGLHARRVLAECTGATSSESPVMAQDSEERGANEWARLIDLYTTFLPDRSHTHELENLPQEIAIGELLRETVERVRRAEDRPGSDGFALDCVVDAGGGNGFLAAQVAERLQCDSVVIDPLFPAHSIDCCPRPWPDTAHRTRPATRRQRRLHRTMASFRDVRWSDAVPAAPARTALIAKHLCGSGVDEVLRQLEAQDCLPRIFVLAPCCFHKCSLDTYINPEFVSALLGLSAADAFHRLMRLTDWNASVHQRLQGTAPSASVSKKSVRHFVSCPEGIAASVEAVVTYGRVQWLQRHGYVVRLVEYVPNCVTPKNRCLVAYRP is encoded by the coding sequence ATGAAGATGAGGGGAGGCAATGTGGTGTGCGTAGTCGCCTCCTCtactccttcagcagcagcgctctctgCTAAAACTGCAGCGGTGATGATGCCAAACTACCGCTGCAAGCATAAGCAATACCACAGCGTGTTGTGCTCGCTACAGTTTGTGCTCGCTCTCCTGCACCACACACCAAATGGTGCTGCACATACACGTACGCAGCAACACGAGCGCGACCATGCTGAGGAGGTCGTtagcagcagcttctgctCCACCGTAGTtagtgctgctgatgcggagTCCGATGCTTGGAGTGCTTTTCAAGTAGTTGCAGATGGTGCTTTAGCCTCCTTCGACGCACAGGGgccgctctctgcctcgcaACTGCTCTCCCTGCAAAAAGGCTTAACGGACGCTGAGATACGTGATCTCTGTGTACAAGGCATGCGCTGCTTCATTacccagcagcaccagcagctggccTCAACGCTCACCCCTGTGCAGCAACCTCTCTTCAGCGTCGAAAACATCTTCAGCGCCCCTATGCCTCTTCTTCAGGTGTTATGGCCGACAGAACGCATTCGCCAGCGCTACACGCGGGCTTTGAAGGTGTCACACCACAACCGCATCAGCCACAGCGACCTCCTCACCATGCCCGGCTACCTGCAGGAGGCTGGCCTGCATGCGCGGCGTGTCTTGGCGGAGTGTACTGGCGCTACAAGTAGTGAAAGCCCCGTCATGGCGCAGGACTCAGAGGAGCGGGGAGCGAACGAGTGGGCCCGCCTCATCGACCTCTACACCACCTTCCTCCCCGACCGGTCCCACACCCACGAACTGGAGAATCTGCCGCAGGAGATTGCCATCGGCGAGCTGCTCCGCGAGACCGTcgagcgcgtgcgcagggCGGAGGATCGAcccggcagcgacggcttCGCGCTGGACTGCGTCGTCGACGCTGGTGGGGGCAACGGCTTCCTtgcggcgcaggtggcggagcggctgcagTGCGACAGCGTCGTCATCGACCCCCTCTTTCCGGCGCACTCCATCGACTGCTGCCCGCGCCCGTGGCCTGACACAGCGCACCGCACGCGGCCCGCCACGCGTCGCCAGCGCAGGCTGCACCGCACCATGGCGTCGTTCCGCGACGTCCGCTGGTCAGACGCtgtgccagcagcgccagcgcgcaCAGCCCTCATCGCGAAGCATctgtgcggcagcggcgtggacgaggtgctgcggcagctggaggcACAGGACTGTCTGCCACGCATCTTCGTTCTGGCGCCGTGCTGCTTCCATAAATGCTCCCTGGACACCTATATCAACCCTGAATTTGTGTCCGCATTGCTGGGGCTGAGTGCTGCCGATGCCTTCCACCGTCTAATGCGCTTGACAGATTGGAATGCCTCGGTGCACCAGCGATTGCAGGGTACCGCTCCCTCGGCGTCGGTCTCGAAGAAGTCTGTGCGGCACTTTGTCTCCTGTCCGGAGGGAATCGCCGCCTCTGTCGAAGCCGTCGTGACCTACGGGCGCgtgcagtggctgcagcgtcacGGCTATGTCGTCCGACTGGTGGAGTATGTTCCCAACTGCGTGACACCAAAGAACCGCTGCTTGGTGGCATACCGCCCTTGA
- a CDS encoding DNAJ domain protein, putative (TriTrypDB/GeneDB-style sysID: LpmP.24.0490) — translation MAKVLRAYEVLSDGKKKAAYDESGIIPGEAPNVTEMTAKDLFEYYHQSSPIFSKSPTLTSLAQLRRLQEFRGGRVFLIEVYDDVQCRNCRHYSAAWETMYQSNLVEAGVLEMYRIDALSENGKPLLAHLGIRYRKEPYVLAIVDGETWTLYSITEVMKQRHHTRIFQNLLEFVMSFFYDVFQQTSSLEATQLEDLLTFLRAPRSTKQPLRVLLPAINAESIPVALQMRYNQVAVRSVPRDVLLEFVEEYCEMEVDVKDRLGESVPMPEFIVLSTEVLPTPPTDVTETSDAATVEAAAAASTPQKSCRMVHIGTAVTLTYNKASKFIESHLPERHMGMKGLHYAGATDFLQVCRDNCVVWMREDCAEMPNEHVAALMANDYLTFRTGYWCMKEESRLAKVLSTAGVWTATSKDLPASSSALVAFVGGNDSIVYQLVSLQVKAPEELTVQDVYAALSMLVGSVEEADGGGEAARVAVPIQSHLPQPVSSLLATEGFPMSGKQRLYVQVMSIYTFAAPLVSNVWPFFMMYLIHRFILNRNKPADEEEERRRREEGKKKREEAFATANGAASANGASAAPVRRRIRKPQPRVGPYNPRDMKWAKEEKGFLLLLVGDGSAAGSLPLPRLALDEPFTVRVLGTGHSKWREWILEHKPAAPEGAAEELPEAERSISLMAIRKTRMKAVVKSDTQTIDSFLRDLLDGTKNPSDELPPWAYDEE, via the coding sequence ATGGCTAAGGTCCTCCGTGCCTACGAGGTGCTGTCGGATggcaagaagaaggcggcgtACGACGAATCCGGCATTATCCCTGGCGAGGCCCCCAATGTGACAGAGATGACGGCCAAGGACCTCTTTGAGTACTACCACCAGTCATCGCCCATCTTCTCCAAGTCGCCGACACTGACGAGcctggcacagctgcgccgtctgcAGGAGTTCCGAGGCGGTCGCGTCTTCTTGATTGAGGTGTACGACGACGTGCAGTGCAGGAACTGCCGCCACTACAGCGCCGCGTGGGAGACGATGTATCAGTCCAACTTGGTGGAGGCTGGCGTTCTGGAGATGTATCGCATCGACGCCTTGAGTGAGAACGGCAAGCCACTGCTCGCCCACCTCGGCATCCGCTACCGCAAGGAGCCATATGTGCTTGCCATCGTGGACGGCGAGACCTGGACGCTGTATAGCATTACGGAGGTCATGAAACAACGCCACCACACCCGCATCTTCCAGAACCTGCTCGAGTTTGTGATGTCCTTCTTCTACGATGTCTTTCAGCAGACGAGCTCACTGGAGGCgacgcagctggaggacctCCTCACATTCCTGCGCGCCCCACGGTCCACCAagcagccgctgcgtgtgctgctgcccgcgATCAACGCCGAGTCGATcccggtggcgctgcagatgCGCTACAACCAAGTCGCAGTTCGAAGCGTACCGCGTGACGTTTTGCTCGAGTTCGTGGAGGAGTACTGCGAGATGGAGGTGGATGTGAAAGACCGCCTCGGCGAGAGCGTCCCAATGCCGGAGTTCATCGTTCTGTCGACGGAGGTGTTGCCGACACCGCCCACAGACGTGACAGAGACcagcgatgcagcgacggtggaagcggccgccgctgcgtcgaCACCGCAGAAGAGCTGCCGCATGGTGCACATCGGTACTGCGGTGACACTGACGTACAACAAGGCCTCCAAGTTCATTGAAAGCCACCTACCGGAGCGGCACATGGGCATGAAAGGCCTGCATTACGCCGGCGCCACAGACTTCCTGCAGGTGTGCCGTGACAACTGCGTTGTGTGGATGCGCGAAGACTGCGCGGAGATGCCGAACGAGCATGTGGCGGCCCTCATGGCAAACGACTACCTCACCTTCAGGACTGGCTACTGGTgcatgaaggaggagagtaGACTGGCCAAGGTGCTGAGCACGGCGGGTGTGTGGACGGCGACATCCAAAGACCTGCCGGCCTCTTCATCGGCCCTTGTCGCCTTCGTCGGCGGTAACGACAGCATTGTCTATCAGCTCGTGTCCCTGCAAGTCAAGGCGCCAGAGGAACTCACAGTGCAGGACGTCTACGCTGCCCTGTCGATGCTGGTGGGCAGCGTCGAAGaggccgacggcggcggtgaagcCGCCAGGGTCGCGGTGCCGATCCAGTCGCACCTGCCGCAGCCTGTCTCCAGCCTCCTCGCCACGGAGGGCTTCCCAATGTCCGGCAAGCAGCGTCTCTACGTACAGGTCATGAGCATCTACACCTTTGCAGCTCCACTGGTGTCCAACGTGTGGCCATTCTTCATGATGTACCTCATCCACCGCTTCATCCTGAACCGCAACAAACCAGcggatgaagaggaggagcgcaggagaagagaggagggaaagaagaagcgcgaaGAGGCCTTCGCCACTGCCAACGGTGCTGCGAGTGCGAACGGGGCATCTGCAGCACCGGTACGTCGTCGCATCCGCAAGCCGCAGCCCCGCGTCGGCCCGTACAACCCACGTGACATGAAGTGggccaaggaggagaagggctTTCTGCTCTTACTCGTGGGGGATGGCTCGGCCGCCGGGTCTCTGCCGCTCCCGCGTCTCGCATTGGATGAGCCCTTCACTGTGCGCGTCCTCGGCACTGGACATAGCAAATGGCGGGAGTGGATTCTCGAGCACAAGCCGGCCGCTCCTGAGggcgcagcggaggagctgccggaggcggagcgcagcATTTCCCTCATGGCCATCCGCAAGACTCGCATGAAGGCTGTTGTGAAGTCGGACACCCAGACGATCGACTCCTTCCTCCGTGACCTCCTCGACGGCACGAAAAACCCGAGCGAtgagctgccgccgtgggCGTACGACGAGGAGTAG
- a CDS encoding hypothetical protein (TriTrypDB/GeneDB-style sysID: LpmP.24.0510.A~partially sequenced tandemly duplicated gene), whose protein sequence is MWHPCSEGYSVAAHHVVAPSASAAAALATSQRHCVNPTCTAQCTSNPERYEPTDSAALLTAAAPRRRKLRCLRGAYHASRAVAQLLLPLLQSAQTNLDHSDMKDARKSLLTGLEGSPVSLHHEGPLQDAQLSAIRDLATDTTVTDIRRWLFNGSLCPREATCFTQTLWNEKSVCNYQKALLAARQARLDAGNSFNGYQHLAEAGVVMCSAMCSDATTPQTC, encoded by the coding sequence ATGTGGCACCCGTGTAGCGAGGGCTACAGCGTTGCAGCTCACCACGTCGTCGCGCCGTCGGCGTCTGCCGCGGCAGCCCTCGCTACATCTCAGCGACATTGTGTGAATCCGACGTGCACGGCCCAGTGCACCTCTAACCCAGAGCGCTATGAGCCAACTGACTCAGCGGCGTTGCTAACAGCCGCCGCACCACGCCGTCGAAAGCTGCGATGTTTGCGTGGCGCCTACCACGCAAGTCGTGCCGTGGCTCAGCTCCTACTTCCCCTTCTTCAGTCAGCACAAACCAACCTGGACCACAGCGACATGAAGGACGCCAGGAAGAGCCTTCTCACCGGTCTCGAGGGTAGTCCGGTCTCGCTGCACCATGAGGGTCCTCTACAAGATGCACAGCTGAGTGCAATACGAGACCTCGCCACGGACACCACCGTCACTGACATTCGCAGGTGGTTGTTTAACGGTTCGTTGTGTCCACGCGAGGCTACATGCTTCACACAAACTCTCTGGAACGAGAAGAGCGTCTGCAACTATCAAAAGGCTCTCTTGGCAGCACGTCAGGCTCGTCTAGACGCCGGAAACTCATTCAACGGCTACCAACACCTCGCCGAGGCTGGGGTTGTCATGTGCAGTGCCATGTGCTCGGATGCAACCACCCCGCAGACCTGCG
- a CDS encoding putative transmembrane protein (TriTrypDB/GeneDB-style sysID: LpmP.24.0550) → MFSIASHPAYGRAHGKRRRSVFLLGIALTTIVLVVIGSMFINSPIISEDTAMINNAYVRAHLSIRGEWVDADTRFAESADSVVVNTNQLLQLYRLRVFVVATEQEVRDLTRLLNALSNSNYSTRMFPIDIAVHVLGNASAVPFVPWSHGRLDVYTHRLHSNASASAPLWMADLWQPQSDFELGMLLTASARVSPHWFQWVISALQQYGSVSAKTVVKLDPDKYSPTERRRLLSPLSKRLSGLALGMPVAGAAAKAVVTVVSAYPSATSIFTASYWKSVMARAGPGTNIDDTPASWPAFLRTATTVLGHSKHRFLYPPLGKYGPLVCENTNCAIHLLSEAQLAELVKLPMSEDQVPLSQE, encoded by the coding sequence ATGTTCAGTATAGCGAGCCACCCTGCCTACGGCCGGGCACACGGCAAGCGGAGACGCTCTGTCTTTCTTCTCGGCATCGCTCTCACGACCATCGTACTTGTTGTCATCGGCTCCATGTTCATCAATAGCCCTATCATCAGCGAAGACACGGCGATGATTAACAATGCCTACGTCCGTGCGCATCTGTCAATACGCGGAGAGTGGGTCGATGCAGACACCCGCTTCGCCGAGAGTGCCGACTCCGTTGTAGTGAACACAAATCAGCTTCTACAACTTTATCGCCTGCGCGTGTTCGTTGTGGCCACGGAGCAGGAGGTACGTGATCTGACCAGGCTGCTGAACGCCCTGAGCAACTCCAATTATTCGACGCGTATGTTTCCCATCGATATCGCGGTGCACGTGCTGGGCAACGCATCCGCCGTGCCGTTCGTGCCGTGGTCGCATGGCCGCCTAGATGTCTACACGCACCGCCTGCACAGCAATGCCAGTGCATCTGCACCGCTGTGGATGGCTGATTTGTGGCAACCGCAGTCGGATTTTGAGCTTGGCATGCTGCTCACCGCCTCGGCGCGCGTGTCGCCGCACTGGTTTCAGTGGGTCATCAGCGCGTTGCAACAGTACGGATCGGTCTCGGCGAAGACCGTTGTGAAGCTTGATCCTGACAAATACTCCCCGACAGAACGGCGTCGGCTGCTCAGCCCACTATCGAAGAGGCTAAGCGGTTTGGCGTTGGGCATGCCTGTCGCCGGGGCAGCGGCCAAGGCAGTCGTTACCGTCGTCTCCGCCTACCCAAGCGCCACGTCCATCTTCACCGCGTCTTATTGGAAGTCTGTCATGGCGCGCGCAGGGCCTGGCACCAACATCGACGACACGCCCGCCAGCTGGCCTGCCTTTCTCCGCACCGCCACTACGGTGCTTGGTCACAGCAAACACCGGTTCCTGTACCCTCCTCTTGGCAAGTACGGGCCGCTCGTTTGCGAGAATACAAACTGCGCCATACACCTGCTgagtgaggcgcagctggcggaaCTGGTGAAACTCCCGATGTCGGAAGATCAAGTACCACTGTCGCAAGAGTAG
- a CDS encoding hypothetical protein (TriTrypDB/GeneDB-style sysID: LpmP.24.0560), giving the protein MSATTAQVYGKLVPGQLLQLTGNSKPTIVTPLCNEVGLNLLIRTYKGEGYLPYFTHAAKAARATLVDELRDAGVEVPEGAEASHLEDVCGVRCHDEASCRHVIHEDITETVYEEDKNDARVIVACDPIQTKLRDDCMECFPRLDKVRKQEELVVRVHLFYPSSMPCMSIQDRRARLVTHKHFVRKNARTSQGYHTFHYAKRDDYSAPTPDYESMFPYTTKAEESSGFTMGCKCTAITVETVFVRDPARQQRPLYAEDAEQARVYFSYVRPSAFVTDDELTDHFPLESLDAATMPAFADDREVEKYNVLVRLYLLAHDQEWTTTRSYGCPHPLGGPVDLPVLYHSSATEVVVPDRHSRNSPVLLQQYLLPDVESQITRFCFRRVVSEVLRQRVLAAAADTPERYVAIVCYMPHGDRVPVFTDEQVRVMARLYPHLGIRSPANRREWACLSRTLYQHGISLFDILAAVGCPLRDAQGAVIDTGAYVPYTADMADDYFLVIANRPLRDYICFTNQRWVHEQLRFPDYRPSIGARAFAAWVRYWNTMVQLKQELEEQASVDTVSAHLGLGLPGSTLVQRAACLVNGRVTDAEGGLIFPELGGRRFRDRVYASALLPGTPMLYSFWIDRKLCFSCVCAPIRFIRGLPSDETVRELPGKNVIQVVDAPPSRGGGAQWGGRGDRQGASVAIHAGSMEVPRARHMRPPFSLPMRGIHAHGDPMASVHSLGSGGGPGWKPALQAPDGPKKQHPPPHMEVYSAPMHHHRHRGDGPPGVWRQPLWHHQHQQGPTQGKGGYKTIANPHGSQQQHREREQESSTRSRAVGSAPHQHYRSHNDPSMYRTETLAYDQYSDNRGGPKRGAASR; this is encoded by the coding sequence ATGTCTGCTACCACAGCCCAAGTTTACGGGAAACTCGTGCCAGGTCAGTTGCTACAACTCACTGGCAACAGCAAGCCCACTATCGTCACCCCGCTCTGCAATGAGGTCGGCCTTAACTTGCTCATTCGCACATACAAGGGTGAGGGATACCTGCCGTACTTCACGCACGCCGCAAAGGCCGCTAGGGCAACTCTTGTCGATGAGCTCCGTGACGCAGGCGTTGAAGTGCCAGAGGGCGCGGAGGCGTCTCACCTGGAAGATGTATGCGGCGTGCGCTGCCATGATGAGGCCAGCTGCCGCCATGTAATACATGAGGACATCACAGAAACCGTGTacgaggaggacaagaaTGATGCACGCGTCATTGTCGCCTGCGACCCTATCCAGACAAAGCTGCGTGATGACTGCATGGAGTGCTTCCCTCGCCTTGACAAGGTGAGAAAGCAAGAGGAACTAGTGGTGCGCGTACACCTCTTTTACCCGAGCTCCATGCCATGCATGAGCATCCAGGATAGGCGCGCGCGTCTCGTCACACATAAACACTTTGTGCGAAAAAATGCGCGCACGTCACAGGGCTACCACACCTTCCACTACGCCAAGCGCGACGACTACTCGGCGCCTACGCCGGACTACGAGTCCATGTTCCCCTACACAACCAAGGCTGAGGAGAGCAGTGGCTTCACGATGGGGTGCAAGTGCACCGCCATCACGGTAGAGACGGTCTTCGTGCGCGACCcggcgcgccagcagcgcccgcTCTACGCCGAGGACGCAGAGCAGGCGCGCGTGTACTTCTCCTACGTGCGCCCCAGCGCCTTCGTCACGGATGATGAGCTGACGGATCACTTCCCGCTCGAGTCGCTGGACGCAGCCACCATGCCGGCCTTCGCGGATGACCGCGAGGTGGAGAAGTACAATGTGCTGGTGCGGCTGTACCTGCTGGCGCACGACCAGGAATGGACAACGACAAGATCGTACGGCTGCCCGCACCCGCTCGGCGGCCCCGTGGACCTGCCAGTGCTGTATCACTCAAGCGCGACGGAGGTGGTCGTGCCAGACCGGCACAGTCGCAACTCGCCGGTACTGCTACAGCAATATCTACTCCCGGATGTGGAGTCACAGATCACGCGCTTTTGTTTCCGCCGTGTCGTGAGCGAGGTACTACGGCAGCGCGTtctggcagcagcggcagacacCCCCGAGCGCTACGTCGCCATCGTCTGCTACATGCCGCACGGTGACCGCGTACCCGTCTTCACGGACGAGCAGGTCAGAGTGATGGCGCGTCTGTACCCGCACCTCGGCATCCGCAGTCCTGCCAACCGCCGCGAGTGGGCATGCCTTAGCCGCACGCTTTATCAGCACGGCATCTCACTCTTCGACATTCTCGCAGCGGTCGGCTGCCCGCTGCGCGACGCGCAGGGCGCCGTTATCGACACCGGCGCCTACGTCCCCTACACGGCGGACATGGCCGATGACTACTTCCTCGTGATCGCCAACCGCCCGCTGCGCGACTACATTTGCTTCACAAACCAGCGCTGGGTgcacgagcagctgcggttTCCCGATTACCGCCCATCCATCGGCGCGCGAGCCTTCGCTGCCTGGGTGCGTTACTGGAACACAATGGTGCAGCTGAAGCAGGAACTGGAAGAGCAGGCGAGCGTAGACACAGTGAGTGCGCACCTGGGCCTGGGGCTACCGGGGAGTacgctggtgcagcgcgcagcgTGTCTGGTGAACGGCCGCGTGACGGATGCCGAGGGCGGCTTGATCTTCCCAGAGCTGGGTGGGCGGCGCTTTCGCGATAGGGTATACGCcagtgcactgctgcccggTACACCGATGCTGTACAGTTTTTGGATCGATCGCAAACTGTgcttttcgtgtgtgtgcgcgccgaTTCGCTTTATTCGAGGACTGCCCTCGGACGAGACGGTTCGGGAGCTGCCGGGGAAGAATGTGATACAGGTCGTTGACGCCCCTCCTagtcgtggtggcggcgcacaGTGGGGTGGACGTGGCGATAGACAAGGAGCTAGTGTGGCGATCCATGCTGGGTCAATGGAAGTCCCGAGAGCAAGACACATGAGACCGCCCTTTTCGCTCCCAATGAGGGGAATCCACGCCCACGGAGACCCGATGGCCTCAGTGCATagcctcggcagcggcggaggacCGGGCTGGAAGCCAGCGTTGCAGGCACCTGACGGTCCCAAAAAACagcatcctcctcctcacatgGAGGTCTACAGTGCCCCAAtgcaccatcaccgccaccgcggtgATGGACCGCCCGGAGTGTGGCGGCAGCCTCTGtggcaccaccagcaccagcagggtCCTACGCAAGGGAAAGGTGGATACAAGACGATAGCAAATCCCCACGgaagccagcagcagcaccgtgaAAGAGAGCAGGAGAGCTCAACGCGCAGTCGAGCAGTTGGGTCTGCGCCGCACCAACACTACCGCTCTCATAACGATCCCTCCATGTATAGGACTGAGACACTCGCATACGATCAGTATAGTGACAACCGCGGGGGCCCAAAAAGGGGCGCGGCGTCGCGGTAG
- a CDS encoding hypothetical protein (TriTrypDB/GeneDB-style sysID: LpmP.24.0530), with protein MSTDLECGSERLGRYTCKDAPRPSVCCANGCCAISPYEVDIYTGLPLWLRIAVAILAGLVMVLLFVFCLYRDRRALRAYRLLDNEMVEERRQQLQQEELQALHPTEPRHGENEASRMPDAQSYPPLRRAA; from the coding sequence ATGTCGACCGATCTCGAGTGCGGGTCTGAGAGGCTGGGCCGCTACACATGCAAGGATGCCCCACGCCCGAGTGTGTGCTGCGCCaacggctgctgcgccatcTCACCTTATGAGGTGGACATATACACGGgactgccgctgtggctgcgcaTTGCCGTGGCAATTTTGGCTGGTTTGGtcatggtgctgctgttcgtTTTTTGCCTCTATCGCGATCGCCGCGCCCTGCGCGCGTACAGACTTCTCGATAACGAGATGGTGGAAgaacgacggcagcagctgcaacagGAAGAGCTTCAGGCGCTTCATCCCACCGAACCGCGGCATGGCGAGAATGAAGCTTCGCGCATGCCGGACGCACAGAGCTACCCACCACTCCGCCGCGCAGCATGA
- a CDS encoding hypothetical protein (TriTrypDB/GeneDB-style sysID: LpmP.24.0540), producing the protein MNIDLFLLFEAVTISIFGVVLFAIIITSISACLQREHRMKERGQQCEELVVMTTEKQQQLQWLSGINNLTDSPNLCGDAVSLSYLSSR; encoded by the coding sequence ATGAATATTGATTTGTTCCTTCTCTTCGAGGCTGTGACGATCAGCATCTTTGGCGTCGTGCTCTtcgccatcatcatcacGAGCATTTCTGCCTGCCTGCAGCGCGAACACCGGATGAAAGAGCGCGGACAGCAGTGCGAGGAGTTAGTAGTCATGACTACagagaaacagcagcagcttcagtgGCTCTCCGGGATCAATAACCTCACCGATAGTCCGAATCTCTGTGGCGATGCCGTCTCCCTCAGCTACCTGTCTTCCCGCTGA
- a CDS encoding hypothetical protein (TriTrypDB/GeneDB-style sysID: LpmP.24.0510.B~partially sequenced tandemly duplicated gene), translating to KITLDGYCNVVYLRQVMGIDSEEALARVSRLTDWNMSFYQSNHERMLARIEAARRSAGTNGKERACEAQLPSEAAAAAFCYQRRSGPRSIANSIPCTHAFAQLVEGLLNYGRMQWLRQRRYDVQLVQYVPDVVTPKNKCVIATRQAPTK from the coding sequence CAAAATCACCCTTGATGGATACTGCAATGTTGTCTACCTCAGACAAGTCATGGGGATCGACTCAGAAGAAGCACTGGCACGTGTGAGCCGGCTCACAGACTGGAATATGTCATTCTATCAGAGCAACCACGAACGCATGTTAGCGCGGAtcgaggcggcgcggcgaagCGCCGGCACGAACGGCAAAGAACGCGCCtgcgaggcgcagctgccgtcagaagccgctgccgcagcgttCTGCTACCAGCGCCGAAGCGGTCCTCGCTCCATCGCAAACAGCATCCCGTGCACCCATGCCTTTGCCCAGCTGGTTGAGGGCCTCCTCAACTATGGCCGAATGCAATGGCTTCGGCAACGCCGCTATGACGTGCAGCTGGTGCAGTATGTGCCCGACGTGGTGACGCCCAAAAACAAGTGTGTGATCGCGACTAGACAAGCACCCACGAAGTAA
- a CDS encoding hypothetical protein (TriTrypDB/GeneDB-style sysID: LpmP.24.0500), translating into MCLLATLAFSCALQYLSAPPPPRSLPLSFGHTRADYAYTQRETHKPSLLYYSLAGAYLVFLFLSGLEQRYYAYYSYCTAAHITTTRERPIEVSSCGLPLRCTTISCTPIETPYTHAHIRGSQAHLRMEPHSSPAAPPPPPLPLPHVVYDALSKAQKAAPRLKPIPAFEVYKVAREEELAAYRMLCRVLVMHHGTPLPKAQQRILDDMGEELFIGQERQELEKEMAEQDKVLQGIRKSGVLQRRGDFTDGVEEMTVEDYLAEAPKDDGNGLYMPISKTPRVDRTDSGAARTTAVAAAAAVGAKRKGHVHAAVSKLAKEIEASGKSLLFTSSAQEEQQLIQALQQKREALMTLRGELTEA; encoded by the coding sequence ATGTGTCTGCTTGCAACTTTGGCGTTCTCATGCGCTCTGCAGTACTtgtccgcccccccccctccccgctctcTGCCACTTTCATtcgggcacacacgcgcagatTATGcgtacacacagagagagacgcacaagccctccctcctctacTACTCGCTTGCTGGGGCTTATTtggttttcctcttcctcagcggCCTCGAGCAGCGCTACTACGCCTACTACTCCtactgcactgcagctcatATTACGACGACAAGGGAGAGGCCCATCGAGGTGAGTTCTTGTGGACTTCCACTACGCTGTACGACTATTTCATGTACTCCTATAGAGAccccatacacgcacgcgcacattAGAGGCTCACAAGCTCACCTCCGCATGGAGCCCCATTCAtcaccagcggcaccaccgccgccgccgctgccgctgccgcatgTCGTGTATGATGCGCTGAGTAAGGCGCagaaggcggcgccgcgactGAAGCCGATCCCCGCCTTCGAAGTGTACAAGGTAGCACGGGAGGAAGAGCTGGCCGCCTACCGTATGCTGTGTCGCGTACTTGTCATGCATCACGGCACCCCACTTCccaaggcgcagcagcgcatcctcgATGACATGGGCGAAGAACTGTTCATTGGGCAAGAGCGACAGGAATTGGAGAAAGAGATGGCAGAGCAGGATAAGGTACTGCAGGGTATTCGCAAATccggtgtgctgcagcgccgtggcgacTTCACCGAcggtgtggaggagatgacCGTGGAAGACTACCTTGCCGAGGCCCCGAAAGACGATGGCAACGGCCTCTACATGCCCATCTCCAAGACGCCTCGCGTGGATAGAACAGACTCCGGTGCCGCACGAACGacagccgtcgctgccgccgccgccgtggggGCCAAGCGCAAGGGTCACGTGCACGCCGCCGTGTCAAAGTTGGCGAAGGAGATTGAGGCTTCGGGCAAGAGTCTGCTGTTTACGAGCAGCGCtcaggaagagcagcagcttaTTCAAGCTCTTCAGCAAAAGCGCGAGGCACTGATGACACTGAGAGGAGAATTGACAGAGGCGTAG